A genomic window from Mustelus asterias unplaced genomic scaffold, sMusAst1.hap1.1 HAP1_SCAFFOLD_4144, whole genome shotgun sequence includes:
- the LOC144490975 gene encoding suppressor of cytokine signaling 3-like → GLADEGRPGGYCVAPQEGLGGRGGGKRVPRRTPGRAEKLEPEDDRPAAAPVSPEAGYRFKAFAGDLGRVESALARLESSGFYWAALSGAEAKGRLSGQPVGTFLLRDSADPRHLFTLSVRTVEGITNLRVRQRRAPGTGGAFYLETEGGGPATPAAAYDCVVKLADHYVRLSGAGPAFYRGCGGGRGQGAAPLLLRQPLLCKVPALQDLCRRALNLQPAGGQLDTLALPSGLRHAIGN, encoded by the coding sequence GGTTTGGCTGACGAGGGGAGACCAGGAGGATATTGCGTTGCCCCCCAGGAGGgtttggggggcagagggggggggaagagggtgcccCGGAGGACACCCGGGCGAGCAGAGAAGCTGGAACCTGAGGATGACCGGCCGGCTGCTGCTCCTGTCAGCCCGGAGGCTGGATACCGCTTCAAGGCGTTTGCCGGTGACCTGGGGAGGGTGGAGAGCGCTCTGGCCCGGCTGGAGTCCAGCGGCTTCTATTGGGCCGCCCTGTCGGGGGCGGAGGCCAAGGGGCGGCTGTCCGGCCAGCCGGTGGGCACCTTCCTGCTGCGGGACTCTGCCGACCCGCGGCACCTCTTCACCCTCAGCGTGCGCACCGTGGAGGGCATCACCAACCTGCGGGTGCGTCAGCgccgagccccgggcaccgggGGCGCCTTTTACCtggagacggagggagggggtCCAGCTACCCCGGCCGCCGCCTACGACTGCGTGGTCAAGCTGGCCGACCACTACGTGCGGCTCTCGGGGGCCGGACCGGCCTTCTACCGGGGGTGCGGCGGAGGCAGGGGCCAGGGGGCTGCCCCTCTGCTCCTCCGCCAGCCCCTGCTCTGCAAGGTGCCCGCCCTGCAAGATCTCTGCCGCCGGGCACTCAACCTCCAGCCGGCTGGGGGGCAGttagacaccctggcactgcccagcggcCTGAGACACGCGATCGGGAACTGA